In Euphorbia lathyris chromosome 9, ddEupLath1.1, whole genome shotgun sequence, the following are encoded in one genomic region:
- the LOC136206914 gene encoding probable folate-biopterin transporter 7, which yields MVSASSVSGRGNLIRGLLGLGFWVQGFRCFPWLALNFFLKDGFNVDPSTLQILQNSANLPMVGKPLYGVVSDAVYISGQHRIPYIAFGAFLQAVSWLAVAVIPSSSLSILCISAYLLLSNLGASIAEVGNDALVAEIGKQQASSSQKSQSSSSGELQSFVWIAASAGGVLGNLLGGIAITRFAPQVTFLFFSLIAVLQFLVTICVRESSLNLPKTSPKIGIKQQLSQLLVALKKPEIAYSISWFAASYAVIPALTGTMFFYQTQNLKIDSSLLGLSKVFGQAGMLVWSVVYNGRLKTVPARKIIAAVQATMALLMVSDVLFVKGFYRNMGVPDSLYVIIFSGLLEVLFFFKILPFNVLMMQLCPPGCEGSLMALVASAIALSLIVSGCFGVALASYVGVTGDDFSGFPRALLIQAVCTLLPIYWSSCVPDEKKMKTSSKKE from the exons ATGGTGTCAGCTTCTTCTGTTTCAGGCCGTGGAAACCTGATCCGGGGATTACTCGGACTCGGCTTCTGGGTTCAAGGGTTCAGGTGCTTTCCATGGTTGGCCCTCAATTTTTTCTTGAAAGATGGCTTCAATGTAGATCCTTCCACTCTTCAGATTCTTCAGAATTCTGCTAATCTTCCTATGGTCGGTAAGCCTCTTTACGGCGTTGTTTCGGATGCTGTTTACATCTCCGGCCAGCATCGTATTCCTTACATTGCGTTCGGTG CTTTCTTGCAAGCAGTTTCGTGGCTAGCTGTTGCAGTTATCCCATCATCAAGCCTCTCAATCTTGTGTATCAGTGCATACCTTCTTCTTAGTAATCTCGGTGCTTCAATAGCCGAGGTTGGAAATGATGCTCTTGTTGCAGAGATAGGGAAGCAGCAGGCTTCCTCTTCTCAAAAATCTCAATCATCTTCCTCAGGTGAGCTCCAGTCATTCGTTTGGATCGCTGCCTCTGCTGGCGGTGTTCTTGGAAACCTTCTTGGCGGAATTGCCATTACCAGATTCGCCCCGCAAGTTACATTTCTCTTTTTCAGCCTAATTGCTGTACTCCAATTTTTGGTAACCATTTGCGTTCGTGAAAGCTCTCTGAACCTTCCCAAAACTTCACCAAAAATtgggataaagcaacagctttcACAGCTCTTAGTTGCACTAAAGAAACCTGAGATTGCTTACTCAATCTCATGGTTTGCTGCATCTTATGCCGTAATTCCAGCATTAACAGGAACCATGTTCTTTTATCAAACACAAAATTTGAAGATCGATTCATCGTTACTTGGGCTTTCCAAGGTTTTTGGCCAGGCTGGAATGCTTGTTTGGAGTGTCGTCTACAATGGGCGTCTGAAAACAGTTCCAGCAAGGAAAATAATCGCAGCTGTACAGGCAACGATGGCATTGTTGATGGTTTCTGATGTGTTATTCGTGAAAGGTTTTTATCGGAATATGGGGGTACCGGACTCGTTGTATGTCATAATATTTTCAGGGCTTTTAGAGGTGCTGTTCTTTTTCAAAATTCTTCCATTCAATGTTTTAATGATGCAACTGTGCCCTCCCGGGTGCGAGGGGTCTCTGATGGCACTAGTGGCATCAGCCATAGCTCTTTCACTGATAGTGAGTGGTTGCTTTGGTGTTGCACTAGCATCTTATGTTGGAGTAACTGGAGATGATTTTTCGGGGTTTCCTCGGGCCCTTCTGATACAGGCAGTGTGCACTCTGTTGCCGATATATTGGTCATCATGTGTGCCagatgaaaagaaaatgaaaactaGCAGCAAGAAAGAGTAG